TCAACCTGACCAAGCTCCTCTACGACTTCGACGCCAACACCGCCGACTTCGATGAAGACCCGCAGTTCGTGCAGAACATCGGGCCGGTGGAGGTCATGGACACGCTGACGCTGGGTGAGCGTCGCGTGACCGGTTTCGGCGTGGAGACGCGGCCCTACATCGAGGACGCGACCTACCTGAAGCTGCGCGAGGCTTCGGTCTCCTACACGCTGCCGTCCAGCCTCACCCAGGGGCTGTGGGGGACCAGCGTGGACCGCGTCCGGCTCACCTTGAGCGGTCGCAACCTGCTGACGTTCACCGACTACACGGGGCTGGACCCGGAGGTGAGCAACTTCGGCAACCAGCCGATCGCCCGGAACATCGATGTCGCCCCGTTCCCACCCAGCCGGAGCTTCTGGCTGTCGGTGGACGTCAACTTCTAAGGGAGGCTTCGGACAATGATGAACATCGACCGGATGCGTTCCCGCACTGCGCTGCTGCGCGGGGTCTTGCTGGCGGCCGTCGTCGCCCTCGTCCCCGCCGCGTGCGCGGAAGATCTCGTCGTCCCGGACTTCAACAACCCGGGCCTCGACGACCTGCAGAACAACCCCACGCGCGCGGCCGTGCTGAACGCCGCGCAGGGCCTGTTGATTGGCTCCCGGGCCCAGATTTCGTCCACCAACGGCTACCTGTCCTTGTTGGGCATTCTCGGGAGGGAGTCGTACAACTTCGACAACGCGGACCCGCGTTTCATCACCGAGATGCTCGCCGGAGCCGGATTGAACGCGAGCAGTCCCGCGTTCGGAGGCAACCTCTGGGGGCTGCGCTACAACAACATCCGCACCGCGAACGTCGTCATCAACGCGCTCGATGGACTGGGCGAGAACGACATGACGGGCGAGGAGAAGGCGGCGATCAGCGGTTTCGCGCGCACCCTCCAGGCGCTGGACTTCCTGGAGATCATCAACACGCGCGACAGCAACGGCGCGGTCATCGACGTAAACCGACCCGTGACCGAGCCTGCGGGCGCGATCGTCAGTCGCGACGCGGTCTTTGCTCACATCGAGTCGCTGCTGGATCAGGCGGCGAGCGACCTCGCTTCCGGTGGTGGGTCGTTCCCGTTCTCGCTGGGTGGAGGGTTCACCGGCTTCGATACGCCGACGAGCTTCGCGCAGGCGAATCGCGGGCTGGCGGCGCGCGTGGCCGTCTATCAGGGCAACTACGGTGCGGCGCTAACGGCGCTCACGCAGTCGTTCCTGGACGAATCGGCCCCGCTCAGCACCGGCGCGTACCACACATTTTCGACAGGGTCGGGCGATACGCAGAACGGTATCGCAGCATCGGGGGACATCTTCGCGCACCCATCGCTGCTGGACGACGTGCAGTCGAACGGCGGTGGAGAGCAGGACGCTCGCTTCGTGGCGAAGCTGTCCGTGCTGGACCCACCCGAGTCGGAGGCGGGCATCTCCACCGATGTGGGCTTCAAGCTGTACGCCAACCTCACCGACCCCGTTCCGATCGTCAAAAACGAGGAGTTGATCCTGCTGCGCGCGGAGGCCCAGTTGGGCATGGGAATGCTCCAGCAGGCCGCGGATGACATCAATTTCATCCGCGAGGAATCGGGCGGACTGGACGAGATCTCGGACCTGGGAACGCAGTCCGCGGACGCGATTCTGGACGAGCTGCTTTACAACAAGCGGTACTCGCTGCTGTTCGAGGGCGGACACCGCTGGATCGACATGCGGCGCTACGGCCGCCTGGACGAACTGCCGCTCGCGGACCCGACGCACAGGGTGCACGAGCGCTTCCCGATCCCCGAGGCCGAATGCCTCGAGCAGACGGGCGGCTCGACGGGGATCTGCAGTTTCGGTAGCTGACGTAGTGTACCGTTGC
This Gemmatimonadota bacterium DNA region includes the following protein-coding sequences:
- a CDS encoding RagB/SusD family nutrient uptake outer membrane protein; amino-acid sequence: MMNIDRMRSRTALLRGVLLAAVVALVPAACAEDLVVPDFNNPGLDDLQNNPTRAAVLNAAQGLLIGSRAQISSTNGYLSLLGILGRESYNFDNADPRFITEMLAGAGLNASSPAFGGNLWGLRYNNIRTANVVINALDGLGENDMTGEEKAAISGFARTLQALDFLEIINTRDSNGAVIDVNRPVTEPAGAIVSRDAVFAHIESLLDQAASDLASGGGSFPFSLGGGFTGFDTPTSFAQANRGLAARVAVYQGNYGAALTALTQSFLDESAPLSTGAYHTFSTGSGDTQNGIAASGDIFAHPSLLDDVQSNGGGEQDARFVAKLSVLDPPESEAGISTDVGFKLYANLTDPVPIVKNEELILLRAEAQLGMGMLQQAADDINFIREESGGLDEISDLGTQSADAILDELLYNKRYSLLFEGGHRWIDMRRYGRLDELPLADPTHRVHERFPIPEAECLEQTGGSTGICSFGS